A single Glycine soja cultivar W05 chromosome 14, ASM419377v2, whole genome shotgun sequence DNA region contains:
- the LOC114383329 gene encoding ARF guanine-nucleotide exchange factor GNOM-like, producing MGHVKLQTQTGISATEEGSGQCEAEYPNKTTVACMINAEIGAVLAVMRRNVRWGVHYMSDDDQLEHSLVQSLKALRRQIFSWQNQWHVISPALYLQPFLDVIQSDETGAPITGVALSSVYKILTLDVIDQNTVNVGDAMHLVVDAVTSCRFEVTDPGSEEVVLMKILQVLLACAKSKASMMLSNQHICTIVNTCFRIVHQAGTKSELLQRIARYTMHELVRCIFSHLQDIDNTELALVNGNTALKEEVGGINNVHNSANVLENGKLNSANDGRPLSTGIASSTVSDVAATVVDEDTAIASIGKETDLNELQLMNEPYGIPCMVEIFHFLCSLLNVVEHMGMSPRSNTIAFDEDVPLFALTLINSAIELGGPSFHRHPRLLSLIQDELFRNLMQFGLSMSPLVLSMVCSIVLNLYHHLRTELKLQLEAFFSCVILRLAQSKYGASYQQQEVAMEALVDFCRQETFMVEMYANFDCDITCSNVFEDIANLLSKSAFPVNSPLSSLHILALDGLIAVMQGMAERIGNGSLSSEQSPVNLEEYTPFWQEKCENFSDPNNWVPFVCQRKHFKKRLMIGADHFNRDTKKGLEFLQATHLLPDKLDPQSVACFFRYTAGLDKNLIGDFLGNHDEFCVQVLHEFARTFDFKDMMLDTALRLFLETFRLPGESQKIQRVLEAFSERYYEQSQNILANKDAALLLSYSIIMLNTDQHNSQVKKKMSEEDFIRNNRRINGGKDLPRQFLSELYHSICKNEIRTTPEQGSGFPEMTPSRWIYLIHKSKKSAPFIVSDSKAYLDYDMFSILSGPTIAAISVVFDNAENAEVYQTCMDGFLAVAKISAYYHLENILDDLVVSLCKFVTVFDPLSVPESILAFGDDTKARMATETVFTIANRYGDYIRTGWRNILDCILKFHKLGLLPARMASDAAEESELSTETEDGGKQNTNSLSLSRLPSVNTPKRPSGLMSRFSQLLYLGAEEPRSEPTEEQLAAQQCTLQTIQKCHIDSIFTESKFLQAESLLQLAKALTSAGVWPKKGNSTSEDEDTSVFCLELLVAITLNNRDRIELLWQGVYEHISNIVQSTVMPCALVEKAVFGLLRICHRLLPYKENITDELLRSLQLVLKLDARVADAYYEQITQEVSHLMKANASHIRSHLGWRTITSLLSITARHLEAAEAGFDALLFIMSDQAHLLPANYVLCVDAAKQFAESRVGQVERSVMALDLMAGSVSCLEKWTNDAKQATKEEEVAKMLHNIGDMWLRLIHGLKKLCLEQREEVRNHALLSLQNCLTGSVGINLPHSLWLQCFDQVIFSVLDDLLEISQTHSQKDFRNIEGTLVLALKLLCKVFLQLIQDLSQLPGFNKLWLAVLSRLEIYMKVKVRGRRSEKLQELVPELLKNTLLVMKAGRVLVQSNTVDGSSLWELTWLHINNFAPSLQSEVFPEQDSEHLQHKQTEKVEGLGPEESNSVSSNETAGKNGPGIG from the exons ATGGGGCATGTAAAGTTGCAAACGCAAACTGGTATCAGTGCAACAGAAGAGGGATCTGGGCAGTGTGAGGCTGAATATCCTAACAAAACTACTGTGGCATGCATGATCAATGCAGAAATTGGTGCTGTTTTGGCTGTCATGAGAAGAAATGTTAGATGGGGAGTTCATTATATGTCGGATGATGATCAATTGGAGCATTCCCTTGTTCAGTCTCTGAAGGCATTAAGGAGGCAAATTTTTTCATGGCAGAATCAGTGGCATGTTATAAGCCCTGCCTTGTATCTCCAGCCTTTTCTGGATGTCATTCAATCGGATGAAACCGGTGCACCAATTACTGGTGTCGCTCTATCATCTGTTTACAAGATCTTAACATTGGATGTAATTGATCAAAACACTGTTAATGTTGGGGATGCCATGCACTTGGTAGTTGATGCTGTCACGAGTTGCAGGTTTGAGGTGACTGATCCTGGATCAGAAGAAGTGGTATTAATGAAGATATTACAAGTTCTTCTAGCATGTGCCAAAAGTAAAGCATCTATGATGCTGAGTAACCAACATATTTGCACCATAGTAAATACTTGTTTCCGTATAGTTCATCAAGCAGGAACCAAAAGTGAGTTGTTGCAGCGGATAGCACGTTACACAATGCATGAACTTGTTCGGTGTATTTTTTCTCACCTTCAAGATATTGACAACACAGAACTTGCATTGGTAAATGGGAACACTGCTTTAAAAGAAGAG GTTGGTGGGATAAATAATGTGCATAATTCTGCAAACGTATTGGAGAATGGGAAATTGAATTCTGCAAATGATGGTCGACCCTTATCCACAGGCATTGCTTCTAGTACTGTGAGTGACGTGGCAGCAACTGTAGTGGATGAAGACACTGCTATTGCTAGCATTGGCAAAGAGACTGATCTGAATGAATTGCAGCTTATGAATGAACCATATGGGATTCCCTGCATGGTGGAAATATTCCACTTTTTGTGTTCTTTGTTGAATGTTGTTGAACATATGGGAATGAGTCCTCGATCAAACACAATAGCATTTGATGAAGATGTGCCTCTTTTTGCCTTAACTTTGATTAATTCAGCCATAGAATTGGGAGGGCCTTCCTTTCACAGACACCCTAGATTGCTGAGCTTAATTCAGGATGAATTATTCCGCAATCTTATGCAATTTGGTTTGTCAATGAGTCCTCTTGTACTTTCAATGGTCTGTAGCATTGTTCTAAATTTGTATCACCATCTTCGTACAGAACTCAAATTACAGCTAGAAGCATTTTTTTCTTGTGTAATTTTGAGACTTGCACAAAGCAAATATGGGGCTTCATATCAGCAACAAGAAGTTGCCATGGAGGCCCTTGTAGACTTCTGCAGGCAAGAAACATTCATGGTGGAGATGTATGCTAACTTTGACTGTGACATAACTTGCAGTAATGTCTTTGAAGACATTGCTAATTTGTTGTCCAAAAGTGCTTTTCCTGTGAACAGTCCATTGTCTTCCCTGCATATTCTTGCTTTGGATGGTCTTATTGCCGTCATGCAAGGAATGGCTGAAAGGATAGGCAATGGATCTTTAAGTTCAGAACAATCTCCTGTGAATCTTGAAGAGTATACTCCATTCTGGCAGGAAAAATGTGAAAATTTCAGTGATCCAAATAATTGGGTTCCTTTTGTATGCCAGAGAAAGCACTTCAAGAAAAGATTGATGATTGGAGCCGATCATTTTAATCGTGATACTAAGAAAGGTCTTGAGTTTCTTCAAGCAACACATCTTTTGCCTGACAAACTTGATCCCCAAAGTGTTGCTTGCTTTTTTCGATACACTGCTGGGTTGGATAAGAATCTTATTGGTGATTTTCTAGGAAATCATGATGAATTCTGTGTTCAGGTTCTTCATGAATTTGCTAGAACATTTGATTTCAAAGACATGATGTTAGACACTGCCCTACGTCTATTTTTGGAGACTTTCAGACTGCCTGGAGAATCACAGAAGATACAGAGGGTGCTTGAAGCTTTCTCTGAGAGATATTATGAACAGTCTCAAAATATCCTAGCCAATAAGGATGCTGCTCTTTTGTTATCATACTCAATTATAATGCTTAATACAGATCAGCACAATTCACAGGTCAAAAAGAAGATGTCAGAAGAGGATTTTATCCGAAATAATAGGCGAATAAATGGTGGCAAAGATCTACCTCGACAGTTCCTGTCAGAACTTTACCATTCAATTTGTAAGAATGAGATCCGGACAACTCCTGAGCAAGGTTCTGGTTTCCCTGAAATGACCCCAAGTCGGTGGATTTATCTCATACACAAGTCAAAAAAATCTGCTCCATTCATTGTCTCTGATTCCAAAGCATACCTTGATTATGATATGTTTTCTATATTATCTGGTCCAACAATTGCTGCCATTTCTGTGGTATTTGATAATGCTGAGAATGCAGAGGTATACCAAACATGTATGGATGGATTCTTGGCTGTTGCAAAGATATCGGCTTACTATCATCTTGAAAATATACTGGATGATTTGGTTGTGTCACTCTGTAAGTTTGTTACTGTTTTTGATCCATTATCTGTTCCGGAGTCAATCCTAGCCTTTGGAGATGACACAAAAGCAAGAATGGCAACTGAGACTGTTTTCACTATTGCAAATAGGTATGGTGATTACATTCGGACAGGGTGGAGGAATATTCTTGATTGCATCTTAAAATTTCACAAGTTAGGTCTTCTTCCTGCTCGTATGGCCAGTGATGCGGCTGAAGAGTCAGAGCTTTCTACAGAAACTGAGGATGGGGGGAAGCAGAATACtaattctttatctttatctcGTCTTCCATCTGTTAATACTCCGAAGAGACCCTCAGGATTGATGAGCAGGTTTAGTCAACTATTATATCTTGGTGCTGAAGAGCCAAGATCAGAACCTACTGAAGAACAACTTGCTGCTCAGCAGTGCACCCTTCAAACAATTCAGAAGTGTCACATTGACAGCATATTCACTGAGAGTAAATTTTTGCAAGCTGAATCTCTATTGCAGCTTGCAAAAGCACTCACTAGTGCAGGAGTGTGGCCTAAGAAAGGGAACAGCACATCTGAGGATGAGGATACTTCAGTTTTCTGCCTGGAGTTACTGGTAGCAATCACTCTGAATAATAGGGATAGAATTGAACTTCTTTGGCAGGGTGTTTATGAGCATATCTCCAATATTGTTCAGTCAACTGTGATGCCTTGTGCATTGGTTGAGAAGGCTGTTTTTGGCCTCCTACGAATTTGTCATCGCTTACTTCCCTACAAAGAGAACATTACTGACGAACTTCTGAGGTCTTTGCAACTTGTCCTGAAGCTTGATGCACGTGTTGCTGATGCATACTATGAGCAGATCACACAGGAAGTTAGTCACCTTATGAAGGCAAATGCTTCTCATATTAGATCTCATTTAGGATGGCGGACGATTACATCACTGCTTTCCATCACTGCTAGACACCTGGAAGCAGCTGAGGCTGGGTTTGATGCATTGTTGTTCATTATGTCAGACCAAGCCCACTTGCTTCCAGCTAATTATGTTCTCTGTGTAGATGCTGCGAAGCAGTTTGCTGAATCTCGTGTTGGACAGGTAGAACGGTCTGTAATGGCCCTCGATCTTATGGCAGGGTCTGTCAGTTGTTTAGAGAAGTGGACTAATGATGCTAAGCAAGCAACGAAAGAAGAGGAAGTGGCAAAGATGTTGCACAATATTGGGGACATGTGGTTGAGGCTCATACATGGACTAAAGAAACTATGTCTGGAACAGAGAGAGGAAGTTAGAAACCACGCGTTGTTATCTTTGCAAAATTGCTTGACAGGATCAGTTGGGATTAATCTCCCACATAGTTTGTGGTtacaatgttttgatcaagtgATCTTCTCTGTGCTTGATGACCTGCTTGAAATTTCTCAGACACACTCTCAAAAAGACTTCCGCAACATAGAAGGAACCCTTGTTCTTGCTTTGAAGCTCTTGTGTAAAGTTTTCCTCCAGTTAATCCAAGACCTATCACAATTGCCAGGCTTCAACAAATTATGGTTGGCTGTACTAAGTCGGTTAGAAATTTATATGAAGGTGAAAGTTAGGGGAAGGAGAAGTGAGAAGCTTCAGGAGCTTGTGCCTGAGCTTCTTAAGAACACTTTGCTTGTTATGAAAGCAGGCCGTGTACTAGTCCAGAGCAATACTGTAGATGGAAGTAGTTTATGGGAACTGACTTGGCtgcatataaataattttgctCCGTCGTTGCAATCTGAGGTGTTTCCCGAGCAAGACTCAGAGCATTTGCAGCACAAACAGACTGAAAAAGTTGAAGGTTTGGGGCCTGAAGAAAGCAATTCTGTGTCTTCAAATGAAACAGCAGGTAAAAATGGTCCTGGTATTGGTTAA